In Acidimicrobiales bacterium, the genomic window GTCCTCCAGCTCGTCGACCTCCTCGGCCATCTCGAGGTCGCCGAAGTACACCGAGGCGTAGGCGAGGTCGAGCATGAGCTCGAAGGTGTCCTTGGACTCCGAGAGCATGGTCCGAAGGTTCCGAGGTCTGTCGTCCACAGTCACTCCAGGGTAGGCCGCCCCGTCAACCGATGCCGACGGCGACGATGGCGAGGATCAGGGCGAAGGCGCCGACGAGGTCGACCGACGAGGTGACGAGCGGGATGCCGTAGGTGTCGGGGTCGACGTGCAGGCGAAGGGCGGCGAGGGCGCCGTAGTACGCCACGAGCACCACGAAGCAGGTGGCGAGGACGCCGCCGATGAGGGTCACGCCCAGCATGCGGAGCCAACCGGGGCTGGCCAGCCCGGTCACGACGGCCCCGATGTCGACCACCACCGAGACCAGCACGAACAGCGGCACGGCGAGGACGAACGTCAGGGCGATGTCGCTGCGCGCCCGCCCCTCCGGCACCCGGCTGGCCCGGATGGTGCCCAGGTGGAGGGCACTGGTGAGGCGGCTGGAGAGGATCCCCCCGAGTGCGCCGGCGCTGGCCAGGAACGGGGGTACCACGATCAGCAGCGCAGGGAACTCGATGAAGCTGTCCAGCCGCTTCTCGATGGTGATGCCGGCGACGAGTCCGACGAGGCCGGCCAACAGGACGACGGGGAGCGACTCGATGAGGACGCGGTGGAGGATCACCAGCTTCGAGCGCAGGCCGATCACCAAGGTGGTCAGCGAGAGCGCCGTGAGGACGGTGGCGAGCACGGGAGTGACGACGTCGATGCTCACCAGCAGCGTGGAGAGGAAGATCGCGGGAAGCGTCACCATGTCGCCCGCTGCGGTGATGACCGGGGCCATCACGTTGTCCATGTCCCAGCCCTTGCGGACCGAGCCGGCCGCCAGGGCCACGGTGAGCACCAGCACCACGATCGACGACATGATCCCGGCGAGGACCGAGATGACCACCAGGTCGGGGATCGAGATCGTGCCGGGGAGCCCGAACGCGATCGCCACGCCCTTGGCCATGAACGCCAGCGCCAGTGCGGTCGAGAGCGAGAGGACCACAGAGGCGAGCACGTTCTGGCCGACGACGGTGTCCGGCCGGCGGCTCAGGCCGAAGGTGCCGGTGTGGATGGTGGTGCTGAGCCGGCTGCCGAGGGCGCCGAAGATCGTCCCCCGCATGCCGATGGCGGCCGGCACGAGCACGAGGAGGCCGGGAAGGGCGACCAGGGTCGACTCGATCGAGCCGAGGGTGAGACCGGCCACGAAGCTGGCCAGGAGCGAGACTCCCAAGGCCACCAGGCTCTGTCGGGCCCCGGCGAGGTCGGGTCCGAGGAGGCTGACCAGCCGTTGCAGGGGCCGGGGTCGCTGGAGCCCCTGCACGGGCACGGGTGGTCGCAGGCGGGGCATCTCGGGACCCGAGTCTGCCCGACTCGGGACCGCGAGAGGGGCGCCCCCCGACCGGAGACGGTGCTACCGTTCCGCGCCGACGAGCGGGTACGTGCAACAGGCCGACCCCAACAGCACCAAGGGGGATCGGTTGTGGCAACCGGTACCGTCAAGTGGTTCAACGCGGAGAAGGGCTACGGGTTCATC contains:
- a CDS encoding magnesium transporter, translated to MPRLRPPVPVQGLQRPRPLQRLVSLLGPDLAGARQSLVALGVSLLASFVAGLTLGSIESTLVALPGLLVLVPAAIGMRGTIFGALGSRLSTTIHTGTFGLSRRPDTVVGQNVLASVVLSLSTALALAFMAKGVAIAFGLPGTISIPDLVVISVLAGIMSSIVVLVLTVALAAGSVRKGWDMDNVMAPVITAAGDMVTLPAIFLSTLLVSIDVVTPVLATVLTALSLTTLVIGLRSKLVILHRVLIESLPVVLLAGLVGLVAGITIEKRLDSFIEFPALLIVVPPFLASAGALGGILSSRLTSALHLGTIRASRVPEGRARSDIALTFVLAVPLFVLVSVVVDIGAVVTGLASPGWLRMLGVTLIGGVLATCFVVLVAYYGALAALRLHVDPDTYGIPLVTSSVDLVGAFALILAIVAVGIG